A part of Deinococcus sp. KNUC1210 genomic DNA contains:
- a CDS encoding TetR/AcrR family transcriptional regulator produces MTAVEHRKRLAAADRRQQILDASADLFVSRGFEAVSMADIAQVLQVSRPTVYSYFTSPEAVLDSLMTERLHLLWTRLEVQIVALMPGRSGTPPPPQMYAALFHFLLDERQTLELLHCGGGPGFQARRLAFLGELARRLEVLRPSILRFPHLPMLLTHLLDSVAFSAVRLPPEHAEELAQTLDAFVRGGVTGLPGHDSPEDGSTETG; encoded by the coding sequence ATGACAGCTGTAGAACACCGCAAACGCCTGGCGGCAGCCGACCGACGCCAGCAGATCCTCGACGCCTCGGCGGATCTGTTCGTGTCACGCGGCTTCGAGGCGGTCAGCATGGCCGATATCGCCCAGGTCCTTCAGGTCTCGCGGCCCACGGTCTACAGCTACTTCACGTCGCCTGAAGCCGTGCTGGACAGCCTGATGACCGAGCGCCTGCACCTGCTCTGGACCCGGCTGGAAGTACAGATCGTGGCATTGATGCCCGGCAGGAGCGGCACGCCGCCGCCACCGCAGATGTATGCCGCGCTGTTTCATTTCCTGCTGGATGAGCGTCAGACGCTGGAACTGCTGCACTGCGGCGGCGGCCCAGGGTTTCAGGCCCGGCGACTGGCCTTCCTGGGAGAGCTGGCACGGCGGCTGGAAGTGCTGCGCCCCAGCATTCTGCGCTTTCCACACCTGCCCATGCTCCTGACGCACCTGCTCGACAGCGTGGCCTTCAGTGCGGTACGCCTGCCCCCGGAACACGCCGAGGAACTGGCACAGACCCTCGACGCCTTCGTGCGGGGCGGCGTCACCGGGCTGCCAGGACACGACTCGCCTGAAGACGGTTCCACCGAAACCGGATAA
- a CDS encoding EthD family reductase: MYKLTVLYPLPADTAAFDAHYSAVHLPLVHELPGLLRVEVAHVVATPDGSTPPYYLMTELYFADIESLQAGMGGPQGQAAAADMSNFSSGATMLVCAVTS, from the coding sequence ATGTACAAACTCACGGTGCTGTATCCACTTCCTGCCGACACTGCCGCTTTCGATGCCCACTACAGCGCCGTTCACCTGCCGCTGGTCCACGAGCTTCCGGGCCTGCTGCGGGTGGAGGTGGCCCACGTCGTCGCCACGCCCGACGGCAGCACGCCTCCGTATTACCTGATGACCGAACTGTATTTCGCGGATATCGAGAGCCTTCAGGCGGGCATGGGCGGCCCACAGGGGCAGGCGGCAGCCGCCGATATGTCCAATTTCAGCAGCGGGGCGACCATGCTCGTCTGCGCCGTCACGTCCTGA
- a CDS encoding RNA polymerase sigma factor — translation MRDDRRNMPAGNAPARKVATVPVPAPVDEDDTALLARFVQRDQSALATLYDRYSGAAYGLALQVLRDQSAAQETVHDAFMKLWERPALFDPGRAAFSTFLLTIVRNAAISRLRGVRFTQSLEDEEGQPLPFADERVNLPEKAEERAQSGRIVAALATLKPVQRETVERAFYRGESREEIAEAMAVPVGTVKSRLKYALDRLRGLLESEEDEL, via the coding sequence ATGCGCGACGACCGCCGGAACATGCCTGCTGGCAACGCGCCCGCGAGGAAGGTGGCGACTGTGCCCGTGCCTGCCCCCGTGGACGAGGACGACACGGCGCTGCTCGCCCGCTTCGTGCAGCGCGACCAGTCGGCGCTGGCGACCCTGTACGACCGGTATAGCGGCGCGGCCTACGGACTGGCGCTTCAGGTGCTGCGCGACCAGTCGGCGGCTCAGGAGACGGTTCACGACGCGTTTATGAAACTCTGGGAGCGGCCCGCCCTGTTCGATCCGGGCCGCGCCGCCTTCTCGACCTTCCTGCTGACCATCGTTCGGAATGCGGCCATCTCGCGGCTGCGCGGCGTGCGTTTCACCCAGTCGCTCGAAGACGAGGAAGGCCAGCCGCTGCCGTTCGCCGACGAGCGCGTGAATCTGCCGGAGAAGGCCGAGGAGCGGGCGCAGTCGGGCCGGATCGTAGCGGCGCTGGCAACGCTCAAGCCGGTGCAGCGCGAGACGGTTGAGCGTGCGTTTTACCGGGGAGAGTCGCGCGAGGAGATCGCCGAGGCGATGGCGGTGCCGGTCGGAACGGTCAAGAGCCGCCTGAAATATGCGCTGGATCGGCTGCGCGGTCTGCTGGAATCCGAGGAGGATGAGCTGTGA
- a CDS encoding aldo/keto reductase, with amino-acid sequence MPERPEEVTRSPRLGLGLAALGRPGYINLGHASDLERDYDPQVMQSRAFEVLDAAHAGGIRHFDAARSYGLAETFLALWLTARGVGRSDVVVSSKWGYTYTAQWQVQAAQHEVKDHSLAAFERQWPESKALLGAWLRLYLVHSVTPESPLLTDAATLERLVRLRDLGIMPGLSVSGPHQAEVIERALMLTVDGQPVFGAVQATYNLLEQSAGPMLRAAHAAGWSVYVKEALANGRLTARAASLPAELTDLSQQRALTPDALALAFVLVQPFADVVLSGATTPAHLHSNLSAEQVQLGGTETALLAQAAESPQTYWQTRSNLRWN; translated from the coding sequence ATGCCTGAGCGTCCTGAAGAAGTCACCCGGTCACCGCGTCTGGGCCTCGGACTGGCCGCGCTGGGCCGCCCCGGATACATCAATCTGGGGCACGCTTCCGATCTGGAACGCGACTACGATCCGCAGGTGATGCAGTCCAGAGCCTTCGAGGTGCTCGACGCGGCCCATGCCGGTGGGATTCGCCACTTTGACGCGGCCCGCTCCTACGGTCTGGCCGAGACGTTTCTGGCGCTGTGGCTCACGGCACGCGGGGTCGGCAGGTCGGATGTAGTGGTCAGTTCCAAGTGGGGCTATACCTACACCGCCCAGTGGCAGGTGCAGGCTGCCCAGCACGAGGTCAAAGATCATTCTCTGGCTGCCTTCGAGCGGCAGTGGCCCGAGTCGAAGGCGCTGCTGGGCGCGTGGCTCCGGTTGTATCTGGTGCATTCCGTGACGCCGGAGAGCCCGCTCCTGACCGATGCCGCCACGCTCGAACGGCTTGTTCGGCTGCGCGACCTGGGGATTATGCCGGGTCTGTCGGTCAGCGGGCCGCATCAGGCCGAGGTGATCGAGCGGGCGCTGATGCTGACGGTGGACGGTCAGCCGGTGTTCGGGGCGGTGCAGGCGACCTACAACCTGCTGGAACAGAGCGCCGGGCCGATGCTGCGGGCTGCCCACGCGGCTGGCTGGTCGGTGTACGTCAAGGAGGCACTCGCCAACGGACGCCTGACCGCCAGGGCCGCTTCGCTGCCTGCCGAGCTGACCGATCTGAGCCAGCAGCGTGCCCTGACCCCCGATGCACTGGCGCTGGCCTTCGTGCTGGTGCAGCCCTTTGCCGATGTGGTGCTGAGCGGCGCGACGACACCCGCCCACCTGCACAGCAACCTGAGCGCCGAGCAGGTTCAGCTGGGCGGTACCGAAACGGCCCTGCTCGCTCAGGCTGCCGAATCGCCGCAAACCTACTGGCAGACGCGCTCGAACCTGCGCTGGAACTGA
- a CDS encoding zf-HC2 domain-containing protein, producing the protein MNTCEECRDALPAFLLGDATEQEAQSVRGHLATCPDCTAEAAELSRVLTGLLHAAPEVAPPPALRARLLASAAASEAPKPLSLPAAPASRASSAGRGWAALGLGLAAALGAGLLALNLWPASPVLRRADVVVAAGSQVVIATSNASRDSLTIRRSDGHLERVSLAQARPAWYTGGVFEGGRAYLLDAANERVVVLNMGRGRVEGTMPAPGGAAGLAVLGGRVFVKTAASGELLTFGGGTLNAVSHTSLAAPTQLAQHDLMDGVLALNGQLYTTQHTTGQVFVLSDDGQKLLHTYAVGGAPVALEAWKGRLLVLDVKGRLLELNGSGRIVREVKVVGTPDKLSVQGGSAYLTDRSGAVTVVDLARFTVTQRKMFGTPMDIVALPGGHLALADAVQGLLMLMPDLSPVPETLSLKASPLDVSAFRNQSAPLCAAEGGQGGDQESVFGVPPLSWS; encoded by the coding sequence GTGAACACCTGCGAGGAATGCCGAGACGCCCTGCCCGCGTTTCTGCTGGGCGACGCCACCGAGCAGGAGGCCCAGTCGGTGCGCGGCCATCTGGCGACCTGCCCCGACTGCACCGCCGAAGCTGCCGAGCTGAGCCGCGTGCTGACCGGACTGCTGCACGCGGCCCCCGAAGTCGCGCCGCCGCCAGCGCTCCGCGCCAGACTGCTGGCGAGCGCGGCGGCCTCTGAAGCGCCGAAACCTCTCTCTCTTCCGGCGGCTCCCGCGTCCCGTGCCAGCTCTGCGGGGCGCGGCTGGGCGGCGCTGGGGCTGGGCCTGGCGGCAGCGCTGGGAGCGGGGTTGCTGGCGCTGAACCTCTGGCCTGCCAGTCCGGTGCTGCGGCGAGCCGATGTGGTGGTGGCAGCCGGGTCACAGGTGGTCATTGCCACCAGTAATGCGTCCAGAGACTCGCTGACGATTCGCCGGAGCGACGGGCATCTGGAGCGCGTCTCGCTGGCACAGGCACGGCCAGCGTGGTACACGGGCGGCGTGTTCGAGGGAGGCCGCGCCTATCTGCTTGACGCCGCCAACGAGCGCGTGGTGGTGCTGAACATGGGCCGGGGCCGCGTCGAGGGCACCATGCCAGCACCCGGCGGCGCGGCAGGGCTGGCCGTGCTGGGTGGCCGGGTCTTCGTCAAGACGGCAGCCAGCGGAGAACTCCTGACCTTCGGGGGCGGCACGCTCAATGCCGTGTCGCACACCTCGCTGGCCGCTCCCACCCAGCTTGCCCAGCACGATCTGATGGACGGCGTACTGGCGCTGAACGGGCAGCTGTATACCACCCAGCACACCACCGGGCAGGTCTTCGTTCTTTCGGACGATGGACAAAAGCTGCTGCACACCTACGCGGTGGGCGGCGCTCCGGTGGCGCTTGAGGCCTGGAAGGGGCGGCTGCTGGTGCTCGACGTGAAAGGGCGACTGCTGGAGCTGAACGGTAGCGGCCGTATCGTGCGTGAAGTCAAGGTGGTGGGCACGCCCGACAAACTGAGCGTGCAGGGTGGCAGCGCCTATCTCACCGACCGCAGCGGCGCGGTCACGGTCGTCGATCTGGCGCGTTTCACCGTGACTCAGCGCAAGATGTTCGGAACGCCTATGGACATCGTGGCGCTGCCGGGCGGCCATCTGGCCCTGGCAGACGCGGTACAGGGTCTGTTGATGCTGATGCCCGATCTGTCTCCGGTGCCAGAGACTCTCTCCCTGAAGGCATCGCCTCTGGATGTCTCGGCATTCCGGAACCAGTCGGCTCCTCTTTGCGCCGCAGAAGGCGGGCAGGGCGGCGATCAGGAGTCGGTGTTCGGCGTTCCACCGCTGTCTTGGTCTTAA
- a CDS encoding phosphatase PAP2 family protein has translation MARLLNTSLTRFRPAALLRLLLGILLPLLVVGALAEDVLEPQRRLLESPTLLWIHAHSSAALDHLAVVLATVGGAAVIAPLSALIAALLWWRWRQATPFFVVAVLGAALLNGLMKVAFHSPRPELWPRLVQESGASFPSGHSMYSAAFVLAVTLLLWRTPLRWPALVLGVLFSLLVGYSRLVLGVHYPTDVLAGWLTGTAWVLGTYSLLHPFGRSLWRVRT, from the coding sequence ATGGCCCGGCTCCTGAACACCTCGCTGACACGGTTTCGCCCCGCTGCACTGCTGCGGCTGCTGCTGGGCATCCTGCTGCCCCTGCTGGTCGTCGGAGCGCTGGCGGAAGACGTGCTGGAACCACAGCGCCGCCTGCTGGAGTCGCCCACCTTGCTGTGGATTCACGCGCACAGCAGCGCCGCGCTCGATCATCTGGCGGTCGTGCTGGCGACAGTCGGCGGTGCCGCAGTCATCGCACCGCTCAGCGCCCTGATCGCGGCGCTGCTGTGGTGGCGCTGGCGGCAGGCGACGCCGTTTTTCGTGGTGGCGGTGCTGGGGGCCGCCCTGCTGAACGGTCTGATGAAAGTCGCGTTTCACAGCCCACGCCCCGAGCTGTGGCCCCGGCTGGTGCAGGAGAGCGGCGCGTCGTTTCCCAGCGGGCACAGCATGTACAGCGCGGCCTTCGTGCTGGCGGTCACGCTGCTGCTGTGGCGCACTCCGCTGCGCTGGCCCGCACTGGTGCTGGGCGTGCTGTTTTCCCTGCTGGTGGGCTACTCGCGGCTGGTGCTGGGCGTCCATTACCCCACCGATGTACTGGCAGGCTGGCTGACTGGCACCGCCTGGGTGCTGGGCACCTACAGCCTGCTGCACCCCTTCGGACGCTCGCTGTGGAGGGTCAGGACGTGA